A window of Hymenobacter aerilatus contains these coding sequences:
- a CDS encoding glycosyltransferase family 9 protein, with translation MKILILRFSSIGDIVLTTPVVRAIRQQLPGAEVHFCTKPAYRGLVESNPYIKKGHYLTGSLRELAAELRAEQFDYIVDLHNNLRTSLLKVQLRVPSSSFDKLNLRKWLLVRFKLNRLPHVHIVDRYLAAAAPLGVHNDGQGLDYFIPEKDEVDLATALPAGFQRGYVAFAIGAQHATKRLPVERIIELCGKLGRPVVLLGGPEDESTGHVVELAFEKQAATPTPPTPQLPDSPYYFPKPPSPQAPKALIYNACGKFNLHQSASLVRQAQFVVSHDTGLMHIAAAFKKEIFSVWGNTVPAFGMYPYRTEFRVLEVEGLACRPCSKIGFAQCPQGHFKCMREISFNLNLPPLRDGR, from the coding sequence ATGAAAATCCTGATTCTGCGCTTTTCCTCCATCGGCGATATTGTGCTCACTACCCCCGTGGTGCGCGCCATCCGGCAACAGCTGCCCGGCGCAGAGGTACACTTCTGCACCAAACCTGCTTACCGGGGGCTGGTCGAGTCGAACCCATACATCAAGAAAGGGCATTACCTGACTGGCTCCCTGCGCGAATTGGCAGCGGAGCTACGCGCCGAACAGTTCGACTATATCGTTGATTTGCATAATAATCTGCGCACCAGCCTGCTAAAGGTGCAACTGCGCGTGCCCAGCAGCAGCTTCGACAAGCTAAACTTACGGAAGTGGCTCCTAGTTCGCTTCAAGCTCAACCGCCTACCCCACGTGCACATCGTGGACCGCTACCTGGCTGCAGCCGCACCCCTGGGTGTGCACAACGACGGCCAGGGCCTAGATTATTTCATTCCCGAAAAAGATGAGGTAGACCTGGCTACAGCTTTGCCCGCGGGTTTCCAGCGCGGCTACGTAGCCTTTGCTATTGGGGCACAGCACGCCACTAAGCGCCTACCCGTGGAGCGCATTATTGAGCTGTGCGGGAAGTTAGGCCGCCCCGTAGTACTGCTCGGCGGCCCTGAGGATGAAAGCACTGGCCACGTGGTAGAATTGGCGTTCGAAAAGCAAGCAGCTACCCCCACACCGCCTACCCCGCAGCTTCCCGATAGCCCTTACTACTTTCCCAAGCCCCCAAGCCCTCAAGCCCCCAAGGCTCTCATTTACAACGCCTGTGGTAAATTCAACCTGCACCAATCGGCCTCGCTGGTGCGGCAGGCGCAGTTCGTGGTCAGCCACGACACCGGGCTGATGCACATTGCGGCGGCTTTCAAAAAGGAAATTTTTAGTGTGTGGGGCAACACAGTGCCGGCTTTTGGCATGTACCCCTACCGTACCGAGTTTCGGGTGCTGGAGGTGGAAGGGCTAGCGTGCCGACCGTGCTCCAAAATTGGCTTTGCGCAGTGTCCGCAGGGGCATTTCAAATGCATGCGCGAAATATCCTTCAATTTGAACTTGCCACCTCTTCGAGATGGACGGTAA
- a CDS encoding UbiA family prenyltransferase has protein sequence MSLTSYRQALPLLRIPFSVYLMPVFWFGLSALREPFSPWRAVGVFVVLHLLAYPASNGYNSYYDRDEGSIGGLRQPPPVSRELLHLVWLFDALAVLGGALLSLPFAGLVAMYLLVSKAYSYEGIRLKKYPLVSTLVVVVFQGAFTFVMTQVGVGASSTAISASDNLLLALVSTLFLCGSYPLTQVYQHQEDARRGDRTLSLRLGIRGTFVFAGVALGIGAALLVAVYAQRNEWPHALLFLTATLPVVGLFGRWAWLVWYDASAANFDHTMRMNQVSSLCLSAAFVVMLLWRWW, from the coding sequence TTGTCACTTACTTCTTACCGTCAGGCGCTGCCGTTGTTGCGGATTCCATTTTCGGTGTACCTGATGCCGGTATTCTGGTTTGGGCTGAGCGCTTTGCGCGAGCCATTCAGCCCGTGGCGAGCGGTGGGCGTGTTTGTGGTGCTGCACCTGCTGGCCTACCCTGCCTCCAACGGCTACAATAGCTACTATGACCGCGACGAAGGCAGCATTGGCGGTCTGCGTCAGCCGCCGCCGGTGTCGCGGGAGCTGCTGCATCTGGTGTGGCTGTTTGATGCACTGGCTGTGCTGGGCGGGGCGCTCCTCTCCCTACCCTTTGCCGGGCTGGTAGCCATGTATCTGCTGGTATCGAAGGCGTACAGCTACGAGGGCATTCGGTTGAAAAAATATCCGCTTGTGAGCACGCTGGTGGTTGTGGTGTTCCAGGGAGCCTTCACGTTTGTGATGACGCAAGTGGGGGTAGGCGCTTCTTCTACGGCTATATCGGCCTCCGATAACCTCCTGCTGGCTTTGGTGAGCACGCTGTTTTTATGCGGTTCCTACCCGCTCACGCAGGTATATCAGCACCAAGAAGACGCCCGACGTGGCGACCGGACTTTGAGCCTTCGCCTGGGCATACGGGGTACGTTTGTGTTTGCAGGCGTGGCGCTGGGGATAGGGGCAGCTTTGCTGGTGGCCGTATACGCACAGCGCAACGAGTGGCCGCACGCCCTGCTATTCTTGACGGCTACCCTACCCGTAGTGGGGTTGTTTGGTCGCTGGGCTTGGTTGGTGTGGTACGATGCCAGCGCCGCCAATTTCGACCACACCATGCGCATGAACCAAGTATCGTCGTTGTGCCTGAGCGCGGCGTTTGTGGTAATGCTACTCTGGCGCTGGTGGTAG
- a CDS encoding winged helix-turn-helix domain-containing protein: MKYAIHTLNKAFDNRVRLGVMAVLMTTDSVSFNDLKEALDLTDGNLASHVSALEKAGYVTVTKQFVGKKPNTTYTASAEGKQAFQEHLNALEKLLKGG; the protein is encoded by the coding sequence GTGAAGTACGCCATTCATACGCTCAACAAAGCTTTCGACAACCGCGTGCGGCTAGGCGTTATGGCCGTGCTCATGACTACCGATTCCGTGAGCTTCAACGACTTGAAGGAAGCCTTAGACCTCACCGACGGCAACCTGGCCAGCCACGTGTCGGCCCTGGAAAAAGCGGGCTACGTAACCGTCACAAAACAGTTTGTGGGTAAGAAACCCAATACCACCTACACTGCTTCAGCCGAAGGCAAGCAAGCGTTTCAGGAGCACCTGAATGCCTTGGAAAAACTCTTGAAAGGAGGGTAG
- a CDS encoding DUF4153 domain-containing protein yields the protein MATYSPSAVYQTAAAPTVPPFPLTTLQKLALPVGAILFDVLFWHERMALNMLVYTVFVLGVSVAGLPRTAPQWRSGYCWLLLMGTLLSAVLVAVYASGAAQLAAVVSLAGWLGYRNQPHLRLVLYAVLTSLLNLVPATQRLFQLVRLPANLNNRVGRGWFYGRLLVLPLAALAVFHVLFVLANPKYEALTARFWELVGEALDLLFSRLSVPHVLFFLLGLVLTAGALLLLPLHYFADHESRFGEFVQRQRDRVASLGVRHPDFRADRFPPLGLRREYLMAVSLLVLVNGLLLVVNLIDISWIWIDFQPTANFDLTQFVHEGTYVLILSILVAMGIVLWFFRRNLNFYPRGLATLRWLATVWVVQNAVLAVSVGLRNYYYIIYTGLAYKRIGVYGFLLLTFFGLLTVLLKIWQRRSAYSLVRLNMLAAYVVLLLLAAGNWEIWMVRYNLQTRFQRVDYGFLLDMPDRVLPELAATAPTLAGRELVQENDYNQWVALPETEAQARLQQRIIEFQALEAQRRWPSRSWADWQAIQTIKATTLTHASQSRP from the coding sequence ATGGCAACTTATTCACCTAGTGCGGTCTACCAGACGGCCGCCGCGCCTACTGTCCCCCCATTTCCGCTCACTACGCTGCAAAAGCTGGCATTGCCGGTAGGCGCCATTCTGTTCGACGTACTATTCTGGCACGAGCGCATGGCCCTGAACATGTTGGTATATACGGTATTTGTGCTGGGCGTGAGCGTAGCTGGCCTGCCGCGTACTGCTCCGCAGTGGCGCTCGGGCTATTGCTGGCTGCTGCTGATGGGAACATTGCTGAGTGCCGTGTTGGTTGCCGTGTATGCTTCCGGGGCAGCGCAGTTGGCGGCGGTGGTGTCGCTGGCAGGGTGGCTGGGCTACCGCAACCAGCCCCACCTGCGCCTGGTGCTGTATGCTGTGCTCACCAGCCTACTGAATCTGGTGCCGGCCACCCAGCGCCTGTTCCAACTGGTACGGTTGCCGGCCAACCTGAACAATAGGGTAGGGCGTGGCTGGTTCTACGGCCGGTTGCTGGTACTGCCATTGGCTGCGCTGGCAGTCTTCCACGTGTTGTTTGTGCTGGCCAATCCGAAGTATGAAGCCCTCACGGCGCGATTCTGGGAGTTGGTAGGCGAGGCCCTGGACCTACTGTTCAGCCGCTTATCGGTGCCGCATGTGCTGTTTTTTCTGTTGGGCCTAGTGCTCACGGCCGGCGCATTACTACTCTTGCCATTGCACTATTTCGCCGACCACGAGTCGCGCTTCGGGGAGTTTGTGCAGCGGCAACGCGACCGAGTAGCCTCGCTAGGCGTACGCCACCCCGATTTTCGCGCTGACCGTTTTCCGCCCCTGGGCCTGCGTCGCGAGTACTTAATGGCCGTGAGCCTGTTGGTGCTGGTGAATGGGCTGCTACTTGTGGTCAATCTCATCGACATCAGCTGGATCTGGATTGACTTCCAACCCACCGCCAACTTCGACCTCACACAGTTTGTGCACGAGGGTACGTATGTGCTCATTCTGAGCATTTTGGTGGCAATGGGGATTGTGCTGTGGTTTTTCCGGCGCAACCTTAACTTCTACCCCCGGGGTCTCGCTACCCTGCGGTGGCTAGCTACCGTGTGGGTGGTGCAGAATGCGGTGCTAGCCGTGTCGGTAGGGCTGCGCAACTACTACTATATCATATATACGGGTCTGGCCTACAAGCGCATCGGGGTATATGGCTTCCTGCTGTTAACGTTCTTTGGCCTGCTCACGGTGTTGCTGAAAATCTGGCAGCGGCGTTCGGCCTACTCTCTGGTGCGCCTAAATATGCTGGCCGCCTACGTGGTATTGCTGCTGCTAGCCGCCGGCAACTGGGAAATCTGGATGGTGCGCTACAACCTGCAAACCCGTTTTCAGCGCGTTGACTACGGCTTTTTGCTTGACATGCCCGACCGCGTGTTACCCGAGCTGGCCGCTACCGCGCCTACCCTTGCCGGCCGCGAGCTAGTACAGGAAAACGACTACAACCAGTGGGTAGCCTTACCCGAAACCGAAGCACAGGCCCGCCTGCAGCAGCGCATTATAGAGTTTCAAGCGTTGGAGGCGCAACGCCGCTGGCCCAGCCGCTCCTGGGCTGACTGGCAAGCCATTCAAACCATCAAAGCAACCACACTTACGCATGCTTCTCAATCTCGTCCTTAG
- the rho gene encoding transcription termination factor Rho: MYTIDELKNRLLSELKEVAEELKVGNFRRLSKQDLIYKILDQQAILPADQLPQKNTTPAPVEATDAPAAPRANGRATRTAAPRRGATRAAAPAASASEVAVAEAPAPVAEVASAPTPEAIAPAPAQEPEVLPTPAAEAPAEVATGNDRPIKLYQRPERRARNGQSSRDNTLETAVAASDVAVADESVTAEEAAAPAAILRDQPTAFVREGREPRPERDQNRDGRDNRENREGQRNDAPRDYRSNDRPQRNDAPRTDGRELRPERDQNREGRENREGQRNDAHRDNREPRPDRDQNRAERDQRREERFAAREQQRQQRREEQQQNPRQQQPAPARNDLDITIQSEGTLEMMPDGGYGFLRSPFYNYLASPDDIYVAPQQVKQFALKAGDTVKCSIRPPREGEKYFALVGVESVNGRSLEEARDRIPFNNLTPLFAEERLKLTTKPGQYSTRILDLFAPIGKGQRGLIVAQPKTGKTVLLQEIANSISENHPEVYLIILLIDERPEEVTDMARSVKAEVLSSTFDETADRHVKIASIALEKAKRLVECGHDVVILLDSITRLARAYNTVQPASGKILSGGVDANALHKPKRFFGAARNVENGGSLTIIATALIETGSKMDEVIFEEFKGTGNMELQLDRKLANKRIFPAIDVPASGTRREDLLMSKEELNRIWVLRKFMSDMTASEAMEFLKDRMKGTKDNDEFLISMNG, from the coding sequence ATGTACACTATTGACGAGTTGAAGAACCGTCTGCTGTCCGAGCTAAAGGAAGTTGCAGAAGAGCTTAAGGTTGGTAACTTCCGCAGACTCAGCAAACAGGATCTGATTTACAAGATTCTTGATCAACAGGCTATTTTGCCTGCCGATCAATTGCCTCAAAAAAATACAACTCCTGCCCCAGTAGAGGCGACAGATGCCCCAGCTGCGCCGCGTGCCAATGGCCGTGCTACGCGCACTGCTGCTCCACGTCGTGGTGCTACTAGGGCAGCAGCTCCAGCGGCCAGCGCTTCAGAAGTAGCCGTAGCTGAAGCTCCCGCTCCTGTAGCCGAAGTTGCCTCAGCTCCTACACCAGAAGCTATAGCACCTGCCCCTGCGCAAGAACCGGAAGTACTTCCTACTCCCGCTGCAGAAGCTCCTGCGGAGGTGGCTACTGGCAACGACCGACCCATTAAGCTTTACCAGCGACCTGAGCGCCGCGCCCGCAATGGGCAAAGCAGCCGTGACAATACTCTGGAAACGGCTGTAGCTGCTAGCGATGTGGCAGTGGCCGACGAGTCGGTGACGGCAGAAGAAGCCGCTGCTCCTGCTGCTATTCTGCGCGACCAACCCACGGCCTTTGTGCGCGAAGGTAGAGAGCCACGCCCTGAGCGCGACCAGAACCGCGACGGTCGCGATAATCGGGAAAACCGGGAAGGCCAGCGCAACGATGCCCCCCGCGACTACCGCTCCAACGACCGACCTCAGCGCAACGACGCCCCGCGTACCGACGGCCGCGAACTACGCCCCGAGCGTGACCAGAACCGGGAGGGTAGGGAAAATCGGGAAGGTCAACGCAACGACGCACACCGCGACAACCGCGAGCCGCGCCCTGACCGCGACCAAAACCGCGCCGAGCGCGACCAGCGCCGCGAGGAGCGGTTTGCCGCTCGTGAGCAGCAGCGCCAGCAACGCCGCGAAGAGCAACAACAGAACCCACGTCAGCAGCAACCCGCCCCTGCTCGCAACGATTTGGATATTACTATCCAGAGCGAAGGCACGCTGGAGATGATGCCCGATGGTGGCTACGGTTTCCTCCGCTCGCCGTTCTACAACTACCTGGCCTCGCCCGACGATATCTACGTGGCGCCCCAGCAAGTGAAGCAGTTTGCTCTGAAGGCCGGCGACACAGTAAAATGCAGCATCCGGCCACCCCGCGAAGGCGAGAAATACTTTGCTCTGGTAGGGGTAGAGAGCGTAAACGGCCGCTCCCTGGAGGAAGCCCGCGACCGGATACCGTTCAACAACCTCACGCCCCTGTTTGCGGAGGAGCGCCTCAAGCTGACTACCAAGCCCGGTCAGTACAGCACGCGTATTCTGGATTTGTTTGCCCCCATTGGCAAGGGCCAGCGTGGGTTGATTGTGGCCCAACCTAAAACCGGTAAAACGGTGCTGTTGCAGGAAATCGCAAACTCCATTTCCGAAAACCACCCCGAGGTCTACCTTATTATTCTATTGATTGACGAGCGCCCGGAGGAGGTAACAGACATGGCCCGCTCGGTGAAGGCCGAAGTGCTTAGCTCTACCTTCGACGAGACGGCCGACCGCCACGTGAAGATTGCCAGCATTGCGCTGGAAAAGGCCAAACGCCTGGTAGAGTGCGGCCACGATGTGGTGATTCTGCTAGACTCGATTACGCGTCTGGCGCGTGCGTATAACACGGTGCAACCTGCTTCAGGCAAGATCTTGTCGGGTGGTGTGGATGCCAACGCGCTGCACAAGCCCAAGCGCTTCTTCGGTGCGGCCCGCAACGTGGAAAACGGCGGCTCGCTCACCATCATCGCTACGGCTCTGATCGAAACTGGCTCCAAGATGGACGAGGTAATCTTCGAGGAGTTTAAAGGAACCGGCAACATGGAATTGCAGCTGGACCGCAAGCTTGCCAACAAGCGCATCTTCCCGGCCATTGATGTGCCGGCTTCCGGCACCCGCCGCGAAGACTTGCTGATGAGCAAGGAAGAGTTGAACCGCATCTGGGTGCTGCGCAAGTTCATGTCCGACATGACGGCCTCTGAAGCCATGGAGTTCCTGAAGGACCGCATGAAAGGCACCAAGGACAACGATGAGTTCTTGATTTCGATGAACGGCTAA
- a CDS encoding DsbA family protein, whose amino-acid sequence MEQTADRPEILYLFDPLCGWCYGMSPVIRQAQQAFAGRIDVSVLCGGMLTGADAASIGESWDFLSGGAAQVGEVTGAEFGAAYHTVGEEGALRLDSEPPSRAIVVFRQLDGGQQRTIQFAHDVQTALFRDGQDLNELATYLPLLQPYGVDAAAFQRLWSAPETAALVQQEFTTVGRLNLEGLPTTVLRVGNDGYIVAKGYQPYTVFAAGLEQALAEKAGG is encoded by the coding sequence ATGGAACAGACTGCCGACCGCCCCGAAATTCTCTACCTCTTCGACCCGTTGTGTGGCTGGTGCTACGGCATGAGCCCCGTAATCCGGCAGGCGCAACAGGCGTTTGCGGGCCGCATAGATGTATCAGTGCTGTGCGGTGGTATGCTGACGGGTGCCGATGCAGCCTCCATCGGCGAGAGCTGGGACTTTTTGAGTGGCGGTGCCGCGCAGGTGGGCGAAGTTACGGGGGCGGAGTTTGGAGCTGCCTACCATACGGTGGGCGAGGAAGGCGCACTGCGGCTTGACTCGGAGCCACCGAGCCGCGCCATTGTCGTATTCCGCCAGCTCGATGGTGGCCAGCAGCGCACCATCCAGTTTGCCCACGATGTGCAAACGGCCTTGTTTCGCGACGGACAGGACCTGAACGAGCTGGCTACTTATCTGCCTTTGTTGCAGCCGTACGGCGTAGATGCGGCTGCTTTTCAGCGCCTATGGAGCGCTCCGGAAACTGCTGCGCTCGTGCAGCAGGAGTTCACGACGGTTGGTCGGCTCAACCTGGAGGGCCTGCCCACCACCGTACTACGCGTAGGCAACGACGGCTATATAGTGGCCAAGGGCTACCAGCCTTATACCGTGTTTGCGGCCGGGCTGGAGCAGGCATTAGCTGAGAAAGCAGGAGGGTAG
- a CDS encoding class I SAM-dependent methyltransferase: MKLRLQLFEFEDLPWFPEVVRAGMMDYLRFMISGLKIYQPIVPLLREALQHTRQTELLELCAGAGGGTEGVWRALQAQDFPQLRVTLTDLYPQPTAWQHLHERTDGGLTFLPTSVDATRVPATLPGFRVVFSAFHHFPPALAEAILVDAVRQRAGIGVFEGAGKHWHEVVLAALVMPIALLCITPFIRPFRWSRLLFTYLVPLIPACTIWDGVVSILRLYPPNQLLALARRADPTGQFEWRVGKARHWSGSQVLYLTGWPKN; encoded by the coding sequence ATGAAGCTTCGCTTGCAACTGTTCGAGTTCGAGGACTTGCCGTGGTTTCCGGAGGTAGTGCGGGCGGGCATGATGGATTACCTACGCTTCATGATTTCAGGGCTGAAAATCTATCAGCCCATTGTACCTCTCCTGCGCGAGGCGCTCCAGCACACACGGCAAACGGAGCTACTGGAGCTATGCGCCGGCGCGGGTGGCGGCACCGAGGGTGTGTGGCGGGCGTTACAAGCGCAGGACTTTCCGCAGCTGCGCGTCACTCTCACCGACCTCTACCCTCAGCCTACTGCGTGGCAGCATTTGCACGAGCGCACGGACGGCGGGCTCACGTTTTTGCCTACCTCCGTAGATGCTACCCGCGTGCCGGCTACCTTGCCGGGGTTTCGGGTAGTCTTTTCGGCGTTTCACCACTTCCCGCCTGCGTTGGCCGAGGCTATTCTGGTCGATGCCGTGCGGCAGCGGGCGGGCATTGGCGTATTTGAGGGCGCTGGCAAGCACTGGCACGAAGTAGTGCTGGCAGCCCTGGTAATGCCCATAGCCCTGCTGTGCATTACGCCATTTATCCGCCCGTTTCGTTGGAGCCGGCTGCTGTTCACCTACCTCGTTCCTCTGATTCCGGCGTGCACTATCTGGGACGGCGTAGTATCGATTCTGCGCCTGTACCCACCCAACCAACTCCTAGCCTTAGCCCGTCGCGCTGACCCTACTGGCCAGTTTGAGTGGCGTGTGGGCAAGGCGCGCCACTGGTCGGGTTCGCAGGTACTCTACCTCACGGGCTGGCCGAAGAATTAA
- the serS gene encoding serine--tRNA ligase, with the protein MLQVSVLREHTAEALAALAKKHYKTAEADVQAVLDLDQRRRQLQTEHDSAQAEANELARQIGGLMKAGNKAEAEELKARTATLKQQTKQHADELTQVEQALQQTLWKLPNLPHSSVPEGRSAQDNEVVREVGDKPTLPADALPHWELIKKYDIIDFELGVKITGAGFPVYKDKGARLQRALINFFLDEARAAGYTEMQPPILVNEASGYGTGQLPDKEGQMYHDAQDNLYLIPTSEVPITNLYRDEIIPTEKLPIRNTAYTPCFRREAGSWGADVRGLNRLHQFDKVEIVQITQPEESYATLDQMVAHIEGLLQKLQLPYRVLRLCGGDMGFTSALTYDLEVWSAAQQRWLEVSSASNFETYQANRLKLRYRAEGGKTQLLHTLNGSALALPRIVAALLENNQTADGIQLPEVLHSYCGFSQIG; encoded by the coding sequence ATGTTGCAAGTTTCCGTCCTGCGCGAGCACACCGCCGAGGCGCTGGCCGCCCTCGCCAAAAAGCATTACAAAACCGCCGAAGCCGATGTGCAAGCCGTGCTCGACCTCGACCAGCGCCGCCGTCAGCTCCAGACTGAGCACGACTCGGCTCAGGCCGAGGCCAATGAATTGGCCCGCCAGATTGGAGGCCTCATGAAGGCCGGCAACAAGGCCGAAGCGGAGGAGCTGAAAGCCCGCACGGCCACGCTTAAGCAGCAAACCAAGCAGCACGCCGACGAGCTGACCCAGGTGGAACAGGCCTTGCAGCAAACACTGTGGAAGTTGCCCAACCTGCCGCACAGCAGCGTGCCCGAAGGCCGCTCGGCCCAAGACAATGAGGTGGTGCGCGAAGTAGGCGACAAGCCCACACTGCCTGCCGACGCCCTACCCCACTGGGAGCTGATCAAGAAATACGACATCATCGATTTTGAGCTCGGGGTGAAAATCACCGGCGCGGGCTTCCCGGTGTATAAAGACAAAGGTGCCCGGTTGCAGCGGGCGCTCATCAATTTCTTCCTCGACGAAGCCCGCGCCGCTGGTTACACCGAGATGCAGCCCCCGATTTTGGTGAACGAGGCCTCGGGCTACGGTACCGGCCAATTGCCCGATAAGGAAGGCCAGATGTACCACGACGCCCAGGATAATCTCTACCTGATTCCTACCTCGGAGGTGCCTATCACCAACCTCTACCGCGACGAGATTATCCCGACGGAAAAGCTGCCCATCCGTAATACCGCCTACACGCCCTGCTTCCGCCGCGAGGCTGGCAGCTGGGGCGCCGATGTGCGCGGCCTCAACCGTCTGCACCAGTTCGATAAGGTAGAGATTGTGCAGATCACGCAGCCCGAGGAAAGCTACGCTACCCTGGATCAGATGGTAGCGCACATCGAAGGCCTGTTGCAAAAGCTGCAACTCCCCTACCGCGTGCTGCGCCTCTGTGGCGGCGACATGGGCTTCACCTCCGCCCTCACTTACGATTTAGAAGTATGGAGCGCTGCCCAGCAGCGGTGGCTGGAGGTGAGTTCGGCTTCCAACTTTGAAACCTACCAGGCCAACCGCCTTAAGCTACGCTACCGTGCCGAGGGTGGCAAAACGCAGCTGTTGCACACGCTCAATGGCTCTGCGCTGGCCCTACCCCGCATTGTGGCGGCCCTGCTAGAGAACAACCAGACGGCAGATGGTATCCAGTTGCCGGAGGTGCTACACTCGTACTGCGGGTTTAGCCAGATTGGGTAA